The following are from one region of the Amedibacterium intestinale genome:
- a CDS encoding UDP-N-acetylglucosamine 1-carboxyvinyltransferase, with protein sequence MEEVIKIKGGKKLNGTVRIGGSKNATVALIPASILANGPVTICGVPSISDVESLSVLLQDLGVMVDVRSSDSILIDTENMQNKPLVHDAVNKLRASYYFMGALLGKYGHVEIRMPGGCYLGPRPIDLHLKGFEALGATVKYDHGCYVLDAPELVGTKIFLDIASVGATINIMMAAVHAKGRTTIENAAKEPEIIDVATLLNKMGAQIRGAGTNVITIDGVDELSGCFHEIIPDRIEAATYIVLAAAAGEKVKIENIIPHHLESLTSKLTELGVDMKIDIDSITIHGGLDNLHPIDIKTLPYPGFATDIQQPLTALLTQAQGQSIVTETIYTERFKHCFELEKMGAKINVMTPSSFINGPTPLSGAEVSATDLRCGACLVIAGLIADGVTTIRNIYHIERGYEHIVEKLTAIGAQIWREEIN encoded by the coding sequence ATGGAAGAAGTAATAAAAATTAAAGGTGGCAAAAAACTAAATGGTACAGTTCGCATTGGAGGTTCCAAAAATGCGACAGTAGCACTTATTCCTGCTTCCATTCTTGCGAATGGACCTGTTACGATTTGTGGTGTTCCTAGTATTTCTGATGTAGAGTCCTTATCTGTTCTTCTTCAGGATCTAGGTGTTATGGTGGATGTACGTTCATCAGATAGTATTTTGATTGATACAGAAAATATGCAGAATAAACCATTGGTACATGATGCAGTTAATAAATTAAGAGCTTCTTATTATTTTATGGGAGCATTATTAGGAAAATATGGACATGTAGAGATTCGTATGCCTGGTGGATGTTATTTAGGGCCTCGTCCGATTGATTTACATTTGAAAGGTTTTGAGGCATTGGGGGCAACAGTAAAATATGATCATGGATGTTATGTTTTAGATGCACCTGAACTTGTTGGTACAAAAATCTTTTTGGATATTGCCAGTGTAGGTGCTACCATCAATATTATGATGGCAGCTGTACATGCGAAAGGCAGAACGACAATTGAAAATGCCGCAAAAGAACCGGAAATCATCGATGTGGCGACTTTGTTGAATAAAATGGGAGCTCAAATACGTGGGGCAGGAACCAATGTCATTACCATTGATGGTGTGGATGAGTTAAGCGGCTGTTTCCATGAAATTATTCCTGATCGTATTGAAGCAGCTACGTACATTGTTTTAGCTGCTGCAGCCGGTGAAAAAGTAAAAATTGAAAATATTATTCCACATCACTTAGAATCTTTAACAAGCAAACTAACAGAACTAGGTGTTGATATGAAAATTGATATTGACAGTATTACGATTCATGGGGGTTTGGATAATCTTCATCCAATTGATATTAAAACACTTCCATATCCAGGCTTTGCGACAGATATCCAGCAGCCTTTAACTGCACTTTTAACACAGGCACAGGGACAGTCAATCGTTACAGAAACAATTTATACAGAACGTTTTAAACATTGTTTTGAACTGGAAAAAATGGGAGCGAAAATCAATGTGATGACACCAAGCTCTTTTATCAATGGACCAACTCCTTTATCTGGTGCAGAAGTTAGCGCAACCGATCTTCGCTGTGGAGCTTGCCTTGTGATTGCCGGATTGATTGCGGATGGTGTTACTACCATTCGAAATATTTATCATATTGAACGCGGATATGAACATATTGTAGAAAAGCTGACTGCCATAGGAGCTCAAATTTGGCGTGAGGAAATAAACTAA
- a CDS encoding DUF1846 domain-containing protein — MNKIAFDNEKYLKMQSEHILERINKFDNKLYLEFGGKLFDDHHAARVLPGFQPDSKLNMLLQLKEQVEIVIAVCASDIEKNKIRSDMGITYDVEVLRLIDAFRGTGLYVGSVVITQYANQSAADAFKKHLENLGVKVFLHYPISGYPNNTSFIVSDEGYGKNDYIETTKPLIVVTAPGPGSGKMATCLSQLYHEHKRGIKAGYAKFETFPIWNLPLKHPVNLAYEAATADLNDINMIDPFHLEAYGETTVNYNRDVEIFPVLNAMFEKILGTSPYKSPTDMGVNMVGYCIVDDEAAKEASNCEIIRRYYKAKVDYKKGYTDENTIRKIEIIMSQADITDKDRKCVQPAIEKAEETGAPAVAIELPDGRIVTGKTTSLLGASSAALLNALKALGNINDEIPLISPSIIEPIQKLKVNSLGNHNPRLHTDEILIALSISATMNPISHLALQQLDKLKDCEAHSTVILSQVDANTFRKLKINLTCEDRYQTKKLYHK; from the coding sequence ATGAATAAAATCGCATTTGATAATGAGAAATATTTAAAAATGCAATCGGAACATATCTTAGAAAGAATTAATAAGTTTGATAATAAACTGTATCTTGAATTCGGCGGCAAATTGTTTGATGATCATCACGCTGCCAGAGTGCTGCCTGGTTTTCAGCCAGATAGTAAATTAAATATGCTTCTGCAGTTAAAAGAACAGGTAGAAATCGTAATTGCAGTTTGTGCCAGTGACATTGAAAAAAATAAAATCAGAAGTGATATGGGAATTACCTATGATGTTGAAGTTCTTCGTTTGATTGATGCATTTCGTGGAACAGGTTTATATGTAGGAAGTGTTGTTATTACACAATATGCAAACCAAAGTGCTGCCGATGCTTTCAAAAAACATTTGGAGAATTTAGGTGTCAAAGTATTCCTTCATTATCCAATTTCTGGATATCCTAACAATACTTCTTTCATTGTTTCAGATGAAGGGTATGGAAAAAATGATTATATAGAAACAACAAAACCTTTGATCGTTGTTACCGCACCTGGTCCTGGTTCAGGAAAAATGGCCACTTGCCTTTCTCAGCTTTACCATGAACATAAACGCGGAATCAAAGCAGGATATGCCAAATTTGAAACATTCCCAATCTGGAACCTTCCATTAAAACATCCTGTAAACCTAGCCTATGAAGCCGCAACCGCTGACTTAAATGACATCAATATGATTGACCCATTCCATTTAGAAGCTTATGGCGAAACAACGGTAAACTATAATCGTGATGTTGAAATCTTCCCTGTATTAAATGCTATGTTTGAAAAGATTTTGGGTACAAGTCCATACAAATCTCCTACAGATATGGGTGTGAACATGGTTGGATACTGCATCGTTGATGATGAAGCCGCAAAAGAAGCAAGCAATTGTGAAATCATTCGTCGTTATTATAAAGCAAAAGTCGATTATAAAAAGGGATATACAGACGAAAATACGATTCGTAAAATTGAAATCATTATGTCACAGGCAGATATCACTGACAAAGATCGTAAATGTGTACAGCCGGCAATTGAAAAAGCAGAAGAAACAGGAGCACCTGCTGTTGCGATTGAACTTCCTGATGGACGTATCGTTACAGGAAAAACCACTTCACTACTAGGGGCAAGTTCAGCTGCATTGCTTAACGCATTAAAAGCACTTGGAAACATCAATGATGAAATCCCTTTGATTTCACCAAGTATTATAGAGCCGATTCAGAAGTTAAAAGTTAATTCTTTAGGAAACCACAACCCTAGATTACATACAGATGAAATTTTAATCGCACTTTCTATCAGTGCAACTATGAATCCGATTTCTCATCTTGCTTTGCAGCAGTTAGATAAATTAAAAGACTGTGAAGCACACAGTACAGTAATCTTATCGCAGGTAGATGCAAATACATTTAGAAAGCTAAAAATCAATTTAACCTGCGAAGACCGTTATCAAACAAAAAAACTATATCATAAATAA
- a CDS encoding formate--tetrahydrofolate ligase — MFKTDLEIAQECILEPIRDVAAKIGVTEDDLEYYGKYKAKVSLDLLNRNKDKEDGKLILVTAINPTKAGEGKSTTTVGLGDALNRMGKKTMIALREPSLGPVFGLKGGAAGGGYAQVVPMEDINLHFTGDMHAITTANNLISACLDNHIHQGNALDIDIEHVTWKRCLDMNDRTLRNIRIGMGAKANGVERQDGFNITVASEVMAVLCLATSLSDLKTRLGNMLVAYNTKNEPIYVKDLGIEGALAMVLKDAIKPNMVQTLEHNPVLIHGGPFANIAHGCNSILATKTCLKLADYTVTEAGFGADLGAEKFLDIKCRFGNLKPNAVVIVATIRALKQHGNVAYEDLKEENVEAMLEGCANLAKHIDTVKQFGLPYIVAINEFASDTPKEVEALENWCKEHGHPMSLSQVWAKGGEGALDLAEKVVALCEEENSYAPLYDVEDSIEDKIHTIATKVYGADGVEFSEEAKQQIALYNKMGWDKMPICMAKTQMSLSDDAKKYGAPKGFTITVRELNPSLGAGFLVALTGKVLTMPGLPAVPAANNMDIDEEGHIKGLF; from the coding sequence ATGTTTAAGACAGATTTGGAAATTGCTCAGGAATGTATACTAGAGCCAATTCGTGATGTAGCAGCTAAAATTGGTGTAACTGAAGATGATTTAGAATACTATGGAAAATATAAAGCAAAAGTAAGTCTTGATTTATTGAATCGCAATAAGGATAAAGAAGATGGAAAGCTGATTTTAGTAACTGCCATTAACCCAACAAAAGCTGGGGAAGGAAAATCTACGACAACGGTTGGGTTAGGAGATGCCTTAAATCGTATGGGTAAGAAAACGATGATTGCCCTTCGTGAACCTTCTTTAGGTCCTGTTTTTGGATTGAAAGGGGGAGCAGCTGGTGGTGGATATGCTCAGGTTGTTCCTATGGAAGATATTAATCTTCACTTTACAGGAGATATGCATGCAATCACAACAGCGAATAATTTAATTAGTGCATGTCTCGATAATCACATTCATCAGGGAAATGCGTTGGATATTGATATTGAACATGTTACTTGGAAACGCTGCTTAGATATGAATGATCGTACTTTACGTAATATTCGTATTGGTATGGGGGCGAAAGCGAACGGAGTAGAACGTCAGGATGGTTTCAACATCACCGTTGCAAGTGAAGTTATGGCAGTGCTTTGTCTGGCTACTTCTTTAAGTGATTTAAAAACTCGTCTAGGAAATATGCTAGTTGCGTATAATACCAAAAATGAACCAATCTATGTAAAAGATTTAGGTATTGAAGGTGCTTTAGCAATGGTATTAAAAGATGCCATTAAACCAAATATGGTACAAACCTTGGAACATAATCCAGTGTTGATTCATGGTGGACCATTTGCGAATATTGCGCATGGATGTAACTCTATTCTTGCAACTAAAACATGTTTGAAACTGGCAGATTATACAGTTACAGAAGCAGGATTTGGAGCAGATTTGGGCGCTGAAAAATTCTTAGATATCAAATGCCGCTTTGGTAACTTAAAACCAAATGCAGTTGTTATCGTTGCGACCATTCGTGCCTTGAAGCAGCATGGAAATGTGGCTTATGAAGACTTGAAAGAAGAAAATGTAGAGGCGATGCTGGAAGGATGTGCAAATCTTGCAAAGCATATTGATACAGTAAAACAATTTGGTCTTCCTTATATTGTTGCCATCAATGAATTTGCCAGCGATACACCAAAAGAAGTAGAAGCATTAGAAAACTGGTGTAAAGAACATGGACATCCAATGTCTTTATCTCAGGTATGGGCAAAAGGTGGAGAAGGTGCCTTGGATTTGGCTGAAAAAGTAGTTGCTTTATGTGAGGAAGAAAACAGCTATGCACCTTTATATGATGTAGAAGACAGCATTGAAGATAAAATTCATACGATTGCGACAAAAGTATATGGTGCTGATGGAGTTGAATTTAGTGAAGAAGCAAAACAGCAGATTGCCTTATATAATAAAATGGGCTGGGATAAAATGCCAATCTGTATGGCAAAAACACAAATGTCTTTAAGCGATGATGCGAAAAAATATGGGGCACCAAAAGGATTTACGATTACCGTTCGTGAATTGAATCCATCCTTAGGAGCAGGATTCCTTGTTGCCTTAACTGGTAAAGTATTAACAATGCCAGGATTACCTGCAGTGCCTGCCGCAAACAATATGGATATTGATGAGGAAGGGCACATTAAAGGATTGTTCTAA